A window of Puniceicoccus vermicola genomic DNA:
CGGCCCTATCGGCCCAGTTGAACCTGAAGACCGAGGTGGTTATCGGGATTGGCTGGCTTCCAACATACTCGAGTTCACCTCCACGCCGTATCAGACCACTCTCTACAATAACGAAAGCGAACTGGTCGAACTCTTCGGTTATCGACCCGATGTGATGACCGACGCCGCCATCCGCTACATTGTGGAACACCGGAAGGAGCGCCCGGATCAACCTTTTATGGCTTCGCCAGTGGATCAAACAGTCTCCAGACCTCACCCTGGAAGAGCTGCGGGCGCGGTGCGCCCAAGAGTTGGAGGTGAAGATCGGCATCAACGCCCTGTGGCAGCGATTGGACAAGCTCGGTTTGAGCTTTAAAAAAAACTCTGCTCGCAAGCGAGCAAAACAGACCTGATGTGGCTCTGGCCCGGAGTCGGTGGAAGCAGTGGCAGCCGAATTGGGATCACCGGCGCCTGGTCTTCATCGACGAGACCGGGCTGAACACCCAGATGACACGCCTTTACCGCCGAGCCCCGAGGTCCGAACGCTGCCTGGACAGGCGTCCCCACGGGTACTGGCACACCAACACCTTCATTGCCGCTTTGCGCCATGATCGCCTCGATGCCCCGTGGCTGCTGGACGGGCCCATGAACGGCCAAGCCTTCCTGGTCTATGTAAGCCAGATCCTCGCACCCACCCTGAGAACCGGCGATCTGGTCATCTGCGACAACCTCAGCAGCCATAAAGTCAGCGGCGTGGCTCAGGCACTCGAGCAGGTCGGAGCCTCTCTGCTCTATCTTCCACCCTACAGTCCCGACCTCAACCCCATCGAGATGGCTTTCTCCAAACTCAAGGCTCTCATCCGAAAACAGTGCGCACGTTCTTTCGACGAGCTCTTTGCTGCGGTCGCCGATGCCACCGGATCCTTCCAAAGGCGCACTGCTCCTGATTCTTTCGTCACGCCATGTATGCGACAGACTAAAACGAAAGTGCTCTAGAGGGCCGCAAGGGTCGGTGCGAGCTTCGCTTCCAATCTTTTGTTATGGGCTAGCCAAGGCAGAACAACAGCCCGTTGGACTCGCACCATTACATAATCTTAACCTAGCCGAATCCACTGTCCTCGCGAACGAAGATATCTACCTTGCGCCCGAGTCGGCGGAGGATGGCAGGAACGATCTTCTCTAGTGCTTTTCTTTCTAGGAGGTATTCGGTTTCAGGAATGGAGGTGGTTCCTGCAGGAGTCTGGATATTCTACCGTACGTTGGCTGTGGTTATTCGGTAGGGGATACTTGGAGCCCTCAGCGACTGTGATTGTGCAAATGAGTTCGCCGATTGACTGCATGCGTTTGAGAATTCGTTCACGGAATCGGCTCCGGATTTCTTTGTAGGCTGGAAAACCGATGAGATTGGTTAATTCATAGGGGTCGGCGTTCAGGTCATAGAGGTGGCTTTCCACGTAAACTTCGGCCGAGGCACTGGTCTCGGCTCCGTCGGGGATGCTGATCGCGTATTTCCATCGTTTACTTCGCAGAGCCCGTCCGGTACGCACATTCTTATCGCCAAATTGGATGAAGGCTTCGTCCGGCCAGTCTCCGGAGGTTTTTCGGGTTAGGGGCAGGATACTGCGCCCGCTCATGGTTGAGGGCACTTTGATGTCGGCGGCGTCCAGCAAGGTCGCGGGAACGTCTACCAGGCTGGTGGCCTGATCGAGCCGTCCGCCTCCTTCGAATGGGCCGCCGCTGAATACGAGCGGTATGCGAACCGAAGATTCATGGCAGGTGCGTTTGTAATCGTCGTTCCGTGTTTTGAAATGACAGCCATGGTCGCTGAGGTAACACACGATGGTCTCGCGGGTGGAGTCGAACGAGTGAACCGCTTCCATGAGGCGTCCGAAGGCTTCGTCCAGACGCTTGACCATCCCGCAGTAGCCGGTCCATTGGGCATGACTGCTGCCGCCTAGCGTCTGAAGATCCGGCGGCATCCAGCTGCCGCGGAATAGCGTCTCCGTGAAGTGTGGTGCGGGGTAGCTGTCATTTGTGTTTTGGTGGTGTGGCTCAAGGAAGGAAAGACAGAGGAACTGCGGTCGTTCGTCATTCTGAGCGGCGTGATTCAGCTGCCGAATCGCTTCGTCGGTCATAGCGTCGACCCGGTAGCCGGGTAGGCGGATCGCTTTGTCCTGCTCGTTCCAGAGCGTGGTGGAGTAAGGTCCGCTTACGAGTTCCAAAGTCTCTGCGGCAAGCCAGCGTTCGTAGCCACCGCGGCGAGCCGGTGGCACAGGCCCCGGAGGGCACTCGGGGCCTCCCAGATGCCACTTGCCGATGTAGCTGGTGGCGTAGCCAGCATCGCGGAAACATTGAGCCAAGGTGATGGCATCATCTCGGAGGGGCAGGCTGTTTTGCCAGACGCCGGTCTGGGAGGCATACTGGCCGGTTTGAAGACAGCTGCGGGCGGGTCCACAGACCGGTTGGCAGGTGACGGCCTCAGCGCAGAACGTACCCCGCTGCGCATACGCATCGAGATTGGGAGTCAAGCCGGTAGGGTTGCCGTGGATTCCAAGGGTATCCCAACGTTGTTGATCGGTGAAAAAAATGAGGACGTTTGGTTGTTTCATTGGCGGGATTCGGTTTCAAGATCGGAATTTCATTCGGAAAGCATGAGAGCGCTTGGGCCGTGGTGGTTTTGACTGCCCGGTGGATGTTTTCGCCAGCGTGGGTCGATATCGGTGGAGAGAGACCAATAGGGGTCCTCAGTGTTTGAGGTGTATTTCTTTAAAAGGTTTCGGTGCCGATTCAGTTCAGGGGCGGCGCCGGCATCATGGATAAGGTTTTGGGTTTCTCCCGGATCTCGGCGAAGGTCGTAGAATTCCTCACGATCGCCTTCGATGTAGTGGATATATTTACAGTTTTCGGTGCGGAGCATGCGTCCGGGCTCCACGGTAAAACCCCATTCGGTATGCAACTGGGTAACCACGTAGTCTTGGGGGTGCCCGTTTGCTCCCTGCCGGTCAGCCATGGGGCCAGTGATCGTCCTCTGAGACCGTCGGGAATTGGCAGTTGGGTGAGCTCGCATAGCGTCGGCATGAGGTCAAGAAGGGAAGCCAGCGGCGTGTCGATCAAGGTTCCGGTCGTTTCAATGCCGGGTCCTGTGGCAATAAATGGGACCCGGGTGGTCTCCTCGTAGAAACTGGTGTGCTTGGTGACCTGTCGGTGAGCCGTCATGGCGTCACTATG
This region includes:
- a CDS encoding sulfatase-like hydrolase/transferase, whose product is MKQPNVLIFFTDQQRWDTLGIHGNPTGLTPNLDAYAQRGTFCAEAVTCQPVCGPARSCLQTGQYASQTGVWQNSLPLRDDAITLAQCFRDAGYATSYIGKWHLGGPECPPGPVPPARRGGYERWLAAETLELVSGPYSTTLWNEQDKAIRLPGYRVDAMTDEAIRQLNHAAQNDERPQFLCLSFLEPHHQNTNDSYPAPHFTETLFRGSWMPPDLQTLGGSSHAQWTGYCGMVKRLDEAFGRLMEAVHSFDSTRETIVCYLSDHGCHFKTRNDDYKRTCHESSVRIPLVFSGGPFEGGGRLDQATSLVDVPATLLDAADIKVPSTMSGRSILPLTRKTSGDWPDEAFIQFGDKNVRTGRALRSKRWKYAISIPDGAETSASAEVYVESHLYDLNADPYELTNLIGFPAYKEIRSRFRERILKRMQSIGELICTITVAEGSKYPLPNNHSQRTVEYPDSCRNHLHS
- a CDS encoding sulfatase-like hydrolase/transferase, translating into MKTRKRPNVVIFFTDQQRWDSSGLHGNPLNLMPTFDRFARAHTHVAQSFTCQPVCGPARACLQTGQYATTNGAVDNNYPLPKDRPTLATCFNDAGYRTAYFGKWHLAAGPIGPVEPEDRGGYRDWLASNILEFTSTPYQTTLYNNESELVELFGYRPDVMTDAAIRYIVEHRKERPDQPFMASPVDQTVSRPHPGRAAGAVRPRVGGEDRHQRPVAAIGQARFEL
- a CDS encoding IS630 family transposase; protein product: MALARSRWKQWQPNWDHRRLVFIDETGLNTQMTRLYRRAPRSERCLDRRPHGYWHTNTFIAALRHDRLDAPWLLDGPMNGQAFLVYVSQILAPTLRTGDLVICDNLSSHKVSGVAQALEQVGASLLYLPPYSPDLNPIEMAFSKLKALIRKQCARSFDELFAAVADATGSFQRRTAPDSFVTPCMRQTKTKVL